The Paucidesulfovibrio gracilis DSM 16080 genome window below encodes:
- a CDS encoding class I SAM-dependent methyltransferase, with protein sequence MPRQVNTDCAYDAPQDKLALMPNYYRWIARHFLPYLRGDVLEVGAGGGHFIDTYRHQVQHVAAVDYNPTLLERLRGRYANLNLDAIHCDLRGDCSVLPDSTFDAFIALDVLEHMEDDAESVAKLGRKLRSGGVACIKVPADSSMYSPMDEASGHFRRYDPATLERLFSGCGFTTLQLRAMNKPGAMAYRRRRQKRSNFSTTFNNRTLKAINAALWVMPYVDALLPGSKGLSLVGVFQKG encoded by the coding sequence ATGCCCCGACAAGTGAATACGGACTGCGCCTATGATGCGCCGCAGGACAAGCTGGCGCTCATGCCCAACTACTACCGCTGGATAGCGCGCCATTTCCTGCCCTATCTGCGGGGCGACGTACTCGAAGTGGGCGCGGGCGGCGGACATTTCATCGACACCTACCGCCATCAGGTCCAACACGTGGCCGCCGTGGACTACAATCCGACCCTGTTGGAACGGCTGCGCGGCCGGTACGCGAACTTGAACCTGGACGCGATTCATTGCGATCTGCGCGGGGACTGCTCGGTTCTGCCGGACAGCACCTTTGACGCCTTCATCGCCCTGGATGTCCTGGAACATATGGAAGACGACGCGGAAAGCGTGGCCAAACTGGGCCGCAAGCTCCGATCCGGCGGCGTGGCCTGCATCAAGGTGCCTGCGGACAGCTCCATGTATTCGCCCATGGACGAAGCCTCGGGGCATTTCCGGCGCTATGATCCCGCAACCCTGGAACGCCTGTTCTCCGGCTGCGGGTTCACCACCCTGCAACTGCGGGCCATGAACAAACCCGGGGCCATGGCCTATCGCCGCCGCCGTCAAAAACGCTCCAATTTTTCCACCACATTCAACAACCGCACCCTCAAGGCCATCAACGCCGCGCTGTGGGTCATGCCCTATGTGGACGCGCTGCTGCCCGGGAGCAAGGGACTCAGTCTCGTGGGCGTATTCCAAAAAGGATAG
- a CDS encoding glycosyltransferase family 4 protein, whose translation MTIQRLVFAKKFILPSRAANALQSLTMAYAFAANGVRTTLLPGFRARDRRAFQTELERGYALRPTPDLDLTALGGGHKGIYGLHFRVGLARRCLTADAHTVLYSRDIKEALFLARLKRRLRLRIPFFFEMHEILSEQHRLLDTGRADRYETMERELLRELDGIVVISPVLRDDLQRVYAPDLPVFVSPMGYNDAIFSPMPDVDLSGEVRCAYAGSLYPGKGIHNLVQAMAHLPDRFRLLVLGGNPGHELERLREMARNVPNGAERVRFAGHRSPLELAADLRNCHIFVVPQSSGAEFFSPIKLYEAMGLAIPTVATPVPAITGVLRHGETALLARDESPEALARTIRELATNPALAHALQKRCRTSHQARSWTQRAGDCLAFMNESIG comes from the coding sequence ATGACCATCCAGCGCCTTGTTTTCGCCAAAAAATTCATCCTCCCGTCCCGGGCGGCCAATGCCCTGCAATCCCTGACCATGGCCTATGCGTTCGCGGCCAATGGAGTGCGCACCACCCTGCTGCCGGGATTCCGCGCCAGGGATCGCCGCGCCTTTCAAACCGAGCTGGAGCGCGGCTATGCCCTGCGCCCCACACCGGACCTGGACCTCACGGCCCTGGGCGGCGGACACAAAGGGATCTACGGCCTGCACTTCCGCGTTGGCCTGGCCCGTCGGTGCCTGACAGCCGACGCCCACACCGTGCTCTATTCCCGCGACATCAAGGAAGCCCTGTTTCTGGCCCGGCTGAAACGCCGTCTGCGGCTGCGTATCCCGTTCTTCTTCGAGATGCATGAAATCCTCTCCGAGCAGCATCGGCTGCTGGATACGGGCAGGGCGGACCGCTACGAGACCATGGAACGCGAACTGCTACGCGAGCTGGACGGAATCGTGGTCATCAGCCCGGTGCTGCGCGACGACCTCCAGCGGGTCTACGCTCCGGACCTGCCGGTCTTTGTCTCTCCCATGGGCTACAACGACGCCATTTTCTCGCCCATGCCGGATGTGGACCTCTCCGGTGAAGTGCGCTGCGCCTATGCCGGAAGCCTCTACCCGGGCAAGGGCATCCACAACCTGGTGCAGGCCATGGCCCACCTGCCCGACCGCTTCCGGCTCCTGGTGCTGGGCGGCAATCCCGGCCATGAGCTGGAACGCCTGCGGGAAATGGCCCGCAACGTGCCCAACGGCGCCGAGCGGGTGCGCTTTGCCGGGCATCGCAGCCCCCTGGAGCTGGCCGCGGATCTGCGCAACTGCCATATCTTCGTGGTGCCGCAAAGCTCGGGCGCGGAATTTTTCTCCCCCATCAAGCTCTACGAGGCCATGGGCCTTGCCATTCCCACGGTGGCCACGCCTGTTCCGGCCATCACGGGCGTACTCCGGCACGGCGAAACCGCGCTCCTGGCCCGAGACGAAAGCCCGGAGGCGCTGGCCCGCACCATCCGCGAGCTGGCCACGAACCCCGCTCTGGCCCATGCACTGCAAAAGCGCTGCCGCACCAGCCATCAGGCCCGGTCCTGGACCCAGCGGGCCGGGGATTGCCTGGCGTTTATGAACGAATCCATTGGCTGA
- a CDS encoding FAD-binding and (Fe-S)-binding domain-containing protein, translating into MCPFDQFVSNLRNTFPEERVHTDELLVKAYSVDGSPFEPRAKAVVDVASPEDLQELLRLSREHKVSVTFRGAGTGVSGQTIAEEVTVRFVGPHWKRIDVLDNGDRVRAGCCVVGGDVNEALKPYGRFMTSDPSSVGSAFIGGMAATNAAGLSCVVARNIYHMMTDLHFTLMDGATVDTADPQSVAAFRKSHKAMLDELLGLRERILNNEEMDAKVRRKFSIRNTAGYSLNAFTDYDDPVEILQHLIIGSEGTLAFIHDITLRTAPLETLRSTALVGFDSLDTAIEGVLQLEANCPMYAVEFLNSVSLGCLMELEEFPEGLRGLGSDACALLLETTAVDEAQLTERVNKVTELLTPLKPALPVKFETDPAVCEHLWNLRRALFPILAGTRAPEEYAYSEDYCVPIKNLPQACNSFVEILNKHGFTKSGVHGHALHGNIHFSIPLQLNNPTEVGKVAMVIDEVADVVLSLGGALKAEHGTGRAVAPFVRREWGDDLYKVMQDLKKAIDPDGLLNPNVILNDNPNCHLENLKYAGPVDRAIDTCVDCGFCEYVCPSGEVGLSSRQRIYTLRAIAGLIQAGETEKAERWQKKFDEKGRDTCATDGLCSKRCPLGLDIAGYMRKLRHQAATERTHKVAGKICSNFAFAQRAASTMLNVASAAHKLMGHNLARGTGKLTKSMMGMQMPDLREVNLRGGSPLPLPGRALGRDKVVYFPSCAVRSMGYTNDESHHNRPLMEVTVRVLEKAKFDVVLPHKTNDLCCGKAFETKGLFEEADLKASELNKALLEATENGKYPVLCETSPCLARMKKTLDERLVLMEPVEFVLQYLADRLRFNQVPRKVALHATCSMREMGLVEKFREVAEKCVTDVVIPEKIFCCGFSGDKGFTHPELNASALKTLAHQIRDCSEGYSTSRTCEVGLTLHGKKPYRNILYLIDECTSGM; encoded by the coding sequence ATGTGTCCCTTTGATCAGTTTGTATCGAATCTACGAAATACTTTTCCCGAGGAACGGGTCCACACCGATGAGTTGTTGGTGAAGGCCTATTCCGTGGACGGCAGCCCGTTCGAGCCGCGTGCCAAGGCCGTGGTGGACGTGGCCTCGCCCGAGGATTTGCAGGAGTTGCTGCGTCTGTCGCGCGAGCACAAGGTCAGCGTTACGTTCCGTGGCGCGGGAACCGGCGTCAGCGGCCAGACCATTGCCGAGGAAGTCACGGTGCGGTTCGTGGGACCGCACTGGAAGCGCATCGACGTGCTGGACAACGGCGACCGCGTGCGCGCCGGCTGCTGCGTGGTGGGCGGCGATGTGAACGAGGCGCTCAAGCCCTACGGCCGGTTCATGACCTCGGACCCCTCGTCCGTGGGCAGCGCGTTTATCGGCGGCATGGCCGCCACCAACGCCGCGGGCCTGAGCTGCGTGGTGGCACGTAACATCTACCACATGATGACGGACCTGCATTTCACGCTCATGGACGGCGCCACCGTGGACACGGCCGATCCGCAGAGCGTGGCCGCGTTCCGCAAGAGCCACAAGGCCATGCTGGACGAATTGCTGGGGCTGCGCGAACGCATTTTGAACAACGAGGAAATGGACGCCAAGGTTCGCCGCAAGTTTTCCATCCGCAACACCGCGGGCTACAGCCTGAACGCCTTCACGGACTATGACGATCCCGTGGAGATCCTCCAGCATCTGATCATCGGTTCCGAAGGCACCCTGGCGTTCATCCACGACATCACCCTGCGCACCGCGCCCCTGGAGACCTTGCGTTCCACGGCCCTGGTGGGCTTCGACTCCCTGGATACCGCCATTGAGGGCGTGCTTCAGCTGGAGGCGAATTGCCCCATGTATGCGGTGGAGTTTTTGAACTCCGTGTCCCTGGGCTGCCTGATGGAGTTGGAAGAGTTCCCCGAAGGGCTGCGCGGCTTGGGCAGCGATGCCTGCGCCCTGCTGCTGGAGACCACGGCCGTGGACGAGGCCCAGCTCACGGAGCGCGTGAATAAGGTCACGGAACTGCTCACCCCGCTCAAGCCCGCTCTGCCCGTGAAGTTCGAGACCGATCCCGCCGTGTGTGAGCATCTCTGGAACCTGCGCCGGGCCTTGTTCCCCATCCTGGCAGGCACCCGGGCCCCCGAGGAATATGCCTATTCCGAGGACTATTGCGTACCCATCAAGAATCTGCCCCAGGCCTGCAACTCCTTTGTGGAGATTCTGAACAAGCATGGGTTCACCAAATCCGGTGTACACGGTCACGCCCTGCACGGGAACATCCATTTCTCCATTCCCTTGCAGCTCAACAATCCCACCGAGGTGGGCAAGGTGGCCATGGTCATCGATGAGGTGGCCGACGTGGTGCTCTCCCTGGGGGGCGCGCTCAAGGCCGAACATGGTACGGGCCGCGCTGTGGCGCCGTTCGTGCGCCGGGAGTGGGGCGACGATCTCTACAAGGTCATGCAGGATCTCAAAAAGGCCATCGACCCGGACGGCCTGCTCAACCCCAACGTGATCCTCAACGACAACCCCAATTGTCACCTGGAAAACCTCAAGTATGCCGGTCCTGTGGATCGGGCCATCGACACCTGCGTGGATTGCGGGTTCTGCGAATACGTGTGTCCCTCCGGCGAGGTGGGATTGTCTTCCCGGCAGCGCATTTACACCCTGCGCGCCATTGCCGGGCTGATCCAGGCCGGGGAAACCGAAAAGGCCGAGCGCTGGCAGAAGAAGTTCGATGAAAAGGGCCGGGATACCTGCGCCACGGATGGACTGTGTTCCAAGCGTTGTCCCCTGGGGCTGGATATTGCCGGGTACATGCGCAAATTGCGGCACCAGGCCGCCACTGAACGGACCCACAAGGTGGCCGGAAAAATCTGCTCCAACTTTGCCTTTGCCCAGCGCGCCGCCTCCACCATGCTGAATGTCGCTTCGGCCGCGCATAAGCTCATGGGCCACAATCTGGCCCGAGGCACGGGCAAGCTGACCAAGTCCATGATGGGCATGCAGATGCCGGACCTGCGTGAGGTGAACCTGCGCGGCGGCTCCCCGTTGCCGCTGCCGGGGCGCGCCCTGGGGCGCGACAAGGTCGTGTATTTCCCGTCCTGCGCCGTGCGCAGCATGGGCTACACCAACGACGAATCGCACCACAACCGCCCGCTCATGGAAGTGACGGTGCGCGTGTTGGAAAAGGCCAAGTTTGACGTGGTGCTGCCGCATAAGACCAATGATTTGTGTTGCGGCAAGGCTTTTGAAACCAAAGGTTTGTTCGAGGAGGCGGACCTCAAGGCCTCCGAGCTGAACAAGGCGCTTCTGGAAGCCACGGAGAACGGCAAATATCCCGTGCTCTGCGAAACCAGCCCCTGCCTGGCGCGCATGAAAAAGACCCTGGACGAGCGTCTGGTGCTCATGGAGCCGGTGGAATTCGTGTTGCAGTACCTGGCGGACCGGTTGCGGTTCAATCAGGTGCCGCGCAAGGTGGCGCTGCATGCCACCTGCTCCATGCGTGAGATGGGCCTTGTGGAAAAATTCCGGGAAGTGGCTGAAAAGTGCGTCACCGACGTGGTCATTCCCGAAAAGATCTTCTGTTGCGGATTTTCCGGCGACAAGGGCTTTACGCATCCGGAGCTGAACGCTTCGGCCCTGAAGACCCTGGCGCATCAGATCCGCGATTGTTCCGAAGGGTACAGCACTTCGCGCACCTGCGAGGTGGGCCTGACCCTGCACGGCAAAAAGCCGTACCGGAACATCTTGTACCTTATTGACGAGTGCACTTCCGGCATGTAG
- a CDS encoding 2-oxoacid:acceptor oxidoreductase family protein has protein sequence MREILFAGFGGQGVLTSGLVMSQVAVFKGQNATWIPSYGSAMRGGTANCTVKYGEGMIYNPAQEEPDLLLAMNGPSLQAFAPIVKPGGIILVNSDIVSEDQQVRDDVNVYRVACSTLAQEIGQPRGANIIMAAAVIKLLNDFSMEDGIQGMNDMFRKKGKEKFESGNVQSFECGYNAV, from the coding sequence ATGCGTGAGATTCTCTTTGCGGGATTCGGCGGCCAAGGCGTGCTGACGTCCGGTCTGGTCATGTCCCAGGTGGCCGTGTTCAAGGGCCAGAACGCCACGTGGATTCCCTCGTACGGCTCGGCCATGCGCGGCGGAACCGCCAACTGCACCGTGAAGTACGGCGAGGGCATGATCTACAACCCGGCCCAGGAAGAGCCGGACCTGCTGCTGGCCATGAATGGTCCGTCCTTGCAGGCCTTTGCCCCCATCGTCAAGCCTGGTGGCATCATCCTGGTGAACAGTGATATCGTGTCTGAGGACCAGCAGGTGCGCGACGACGTGAACGTCTACCGTGTGGCCTGTTCCACCCTGGCCCAGGAAATCGGCCAGCCCCGGGGCGCCAACATCATCATGGCCGCTGCCGTCATCAAGCTGCTGAATGATTTCAGCATGGAGGACGGCATCCAGGGCATGAACGACATGTTCCGGAAAAAAGGAAAAGAAAAATTCGAAAGCGGAAACGTCCAGTCTTTCGAATGCGGATACAACGCGGTCTAG
- a CDS encoding thiamine pyrophosphate-dependent enzyme, translating to MAKERKVPALIDNAMSFCPGCGHGIVIRLIAECLEELDQQENIIFPIGVGCSSLLGGGLVTDRLHCPHGRASAVATGMKRVTPETTIIAYQGDGDAYSIGIAETINAAYRNENITMIAINNTNFGMTGGQMSWTTMPGQVTTTSPKGRDCGITGQPIRFPELVAQEFGVAYSARGTVTSPKHVNKLKKYIKNGIQAQINGEGYSVIEVLSPCPTNWRMSALKAMERVEQELIPYYPLGEFKTRKENKDA from the coding sequence ATGGCCAAGGAAAGAAAAGTCCCCGCACTGATCGACAACGCCATGTCCTTCTGCCCGGGCTGCGGCCACGGCATCGTCATCCGGCTCATTGCGGAATGTCTGGAAGAGCTGGACCAGCAGGAGAACATCATCTTCCCCATCGGGGTGGGCTGCTCCAGCCTGCTCGGGGGCGGCTTGGTCACGGACCGGCTGCATTGCCCCCATGGTCGCGCCTCGGCAGTGGCCACGGGCATGAAGCGCGTGACCCCCGAAACCACCATCATCGCGTATCAGGGTGACGGCGACGCCTACAGCATCGGCATCGCCGAGACCATCAACGCGGCCTACCGCAATGAAAACATCACCATGATCGCCATCAACAATACCAACTTCGGCATGACCGGTGGCCAGATGAGCTGGACCACCATGCCCGGCCAGGTGACCACCACATCGCCCAAGGGCCGCGACTGCGGCATCACGGGGCAGCCCATCCGCTTCCCCGAACTGGTGGCCCAGGAATTTGGCGTGGCCTACTCGGCGCGCGGCACCGTGACCTCGCCCAAGCACGTCAATAAGCTGAAGAAGTACATCAAAAACGGCATTCAGGCCCAGATCAACGGCGAGGGGTACTCCGTCATCGAAGTGCTCTCCCCCTGCCCGACCAACTGGCGCATGAGCGCGCTCAAGGCCATGGAACGGGTGGAACAGGAGCTGATCCCGTACTACCCGCTGGGTGAATTCAAGACCAGAAAGGAGAATAAGGATGCGTGA
- a CDS encoding 3-methyl-2-oxobutanoate dehydrogenase subunit VorB — MGDMMKGNIAIAEAAVRAGVQLYAGYPITPSTEIMEYLSGRLPELGRSFVQAESELAGINMVMGASACGFRALTASSGPGISLKQEGISCISDEELACVVINVVRYGNGLGTLYSSQCDYFRETRGGGNGDYRCIVLSPSSIQEAVDLMVPAFELAEKYRIVTVFMTEGALGQMMEPCDLPDFIEPERHAWALDGKYTYKKIGIFDRDSMKEAVELNEKHALIKANEQRWESGYVEDADYVFVAYGLPGRSVMGAVEELRAEGRKVGFIRPITTWPFPEKAFAEVNPGVKGFISVEANATGQLIDDVALTVKKTFRERNVPTWCLPCVYGVPSIKSTKEGLARIMNGELKEAY, encoded by the coding sequence ATGGGCGATATGATGAAAGGAAACATCGCCATTGCCGAGGCCGCGGTACGGGCCGGGGTGCAGCTCTATGCGGGCTACCCCATCACCCCGTCCACCGAGATCATGGAATACCTCTCGGGACGTTTGCCCGAACTGGGGCGCAGCTTTGTGCAGGCCGAAAGCGAATTGGCCGGCATCAATATGGTCATGGGCGCTTCCGCCTGCGGATTCCGCGCCCTGACCGCCTCCTCCGGTCCCGGCATCAGCCTGAAGCAGGAAGGCATTTCCTGCATTTCCGACGAGGAATTGGCCTGCGTGGTCATCAACGTGGTGCGCTACGGCAACGGCCTGGGTACCCTGTATTCCTCCCAGTGCGACTACTTCCGCGAGACCCGGGGCGGCGGCAACGGCGACTACCGCTGCATCGTGCTCAGCCCCTCCAGCATTCAGGAAGCCGTGGATCTCATGGTCCCGGCCTTTGAGCTGGCCGAGAAGTACCGCATCGTCACCGTGTTCATGACCGAAGGCGCCCTGGGCCAGATGATGGAGCCGTGCGACCTGCCCGACTTCATCGAACCGGAGCGGCACGCCTGGGCCTTGGACGGCAAGTACACCTACAAGAAGATCGGCATCTTTGACCGTGATTCCATGAAGGAAGCGGTGGAGCTGAACGAAAAGCACGCCTTGATCAAGGCCAATGAGCAGCGCTGGGAATCCGGCTATGTCGAGGACGCGGACTATGTGTTCGTGGCCTACGGGCTGCCCGGTCGCTCCGTCATGGGCGCGGTGGAAGAACTGCGCGCCGAAGGCCGGAAAGTGGGCTTCATTCGTCCCATCACCACCTGGCCCTTCCCGGAAAAGGCTTTTGCCGAGGTCAACCCCGGGGTCAAGGGCTTCATCTCCGTGGAGGCCAACGCCACGGGTCAGCTCATCGACGACGTGGCCCTGACCGTGAAAAAGACCTTCCGCGAGCGCAACGTGCCTACGTGGTGCCTGCCCTGCGTGTATGGGGTGCCGTCCATCAAGTCCACCAAAGAGGGACTGGCCCGCATCATGAACGGCGAGCTGAAGGAGGCGTACTAA
- a CDS encoding 4Fe-4S binding protein produces the protein MESIIVRSERCKQCGLCAAHCPNDAISFSEEFNEAGYNFACVDEEKCVRCGICYTMCPDGVFAIVKDAQAAGGQ, from the coding sequence ATGGAGTCCATCATTGTCAGATCGGAACGGTGCAAGCAGTGCGGATTGTGCGCTGCGCACTGCCCCAATGACGCCATCAGCTTTTCCGAAGAGTTCAACGAGGCAGGCTACAACTTTGCCTGCGTGGACGAGGAAAAGTGCGTCAGGTGCGGCATCTGCTACACCATGTGTCCGGACGGCGTGTTCGCCATCGTCAAGGACGCGCAAGCCGCGGGAGGTCAATAA